A genomic window from Sparus aurata chromosome 4, fSpaAur1.1, whole genome shotgun sequence includes:
- the LOC115580074 gene encoding uncharacterized protein LOC115580074 isoform X1: MKSTRRVDALSVALLVVGNIATSIALSVVQNLNCTHDFDRMSCDFDAPTCSGYKLTLRCLSFEDSASCLVKQCDRGKCCCSPQMSLIYGEDHNATVWKGAENVASKIISIADNCELIKPRVPINVTVEESNGNFKVTWSLNMDHRPSVRDDLKAIVTYRIKGDTPQVTEPFRPTTVNGLRYYEINGEHLKTSTTYLVSVRSVYWDNLPSDSSEEVEFKTPMSPDVLLLAIIISLSIAAIIISATIYGCYAKAKTMWWDSVAKCPNPRLLDMHPHKEDVLKPAGTVLSSISVEPLIPDDSKSWSKGSLHDSSSGSPQQSSGISTGSSCTSYAITEPVDIVAGVEEALRKAFPNISPISPLTSSPLQEMNPEIDLISPPYNLCDVRADDVNSGSSGFDNKTYSILIPNLPHPTLLENSEVQMQCDPAYHPSQGDIVICADQQVQACPLITFPPAASSLMPMDMSYQQCNSDSGRFSCAEDFSSSSSSSGTNPIASCDSAFRVVNRCERSDEAVGDAAKLNGTHEVAIKCDENPCYGCVPAASHSFPPVSDDYQAFQNLVGQPDILFTEQQSGEEEEHLDKYPEESISEMPEISLNQAVPGFINNVQGAKCLPELDRPLLSLLSTGQSMPAFTEGGYQSV, from the exons ATGAAGTCAACGAG GCGAGTTGACGCACTGTCCGTCGCCCTGCTTGTTGTAGGAAACATTGCGACTTCTATCGCTCTCTCTG TTGTCCAAAATCTTAACTGTACCCACGACTTCGACAGGATGTCCTGCGACTTTGACGCACCAACCTGCTCTGGATACAAGCTGACGCTCCGGTGCCTCAGCTTTGAAGA CTCAGCGTCTTGCCTTGTCAAGCAGTGTGACAGGGGAAAGTGTTGTTGCTCTCCCCAGATGAGTCTTATCTATGGGGAGGATCACAATGCAACAGTTTGGAAAGGGGCTGAAAACGTGGCCTCCAAAATCATCAGCATCGCCGATAACtgtgagttga TTAAGCCCAGAGTCCCAATAAATGTCACAGTGGAGGAATCCAATGGGAATTTTAAAGTCACCTGGAGTCTGAACATGGATCACAGGCCCAGTGTCAGAGATGACTTGAAAGCTATTGTGACTTATCGTATAAAAGGGGACACACCACAG GTAACTGAACCTTTCCGACCGACTACAGTTAATGGACTGAGATACTATGAAATAAATGGTGAACACCTGAAGACAAGTACAACATATTTGGTCAGTGTGAGAAGTGTGTACTGGGACAACCTCCCCAGTGACAGCAGTGAAGAGGTGGAATTCAAAACGC CTATGTCCCCTGATGTCCTGCTCCTGGCTATCATCATCAGCCTCAGTATTGCAGCAATCATCATCAGTGCTACCATATATGGCTGTTATGCAAA GGCCAAAACAATGTGGTGGGACTCAGTTGCCAAATGTCCAAATCCAAGACTTCTTGATATGCATCCACACAAGGAAGAC GTCTTGAAGCCGGCCGGAACTGTTTTATCTTCTATCTCTGTCGAGCCTCTTATTCCAGACGACAGCAAATCATG GTCAAAGGGGTCACTGcatgacagcagcagcgggaGCCCTCAGCAAAGCAGTGGAATCAGCACTGGCTCCTCTTGTACCAGCTACGCTATCACAGAGCCTGTTGACATTGTAGCTGGTGTTGAGGAGGCCCTTCGTAAAGCCTTCCCCAATATAAGTCCGATATCACCTTTGACCAGCAGCCCACTTCAAGAAATGAACCCAGAAATCGATCTAATCTCCCCTCCCTACAACctttgtgatgtcagagctgaTGATGTGAATTCTGGATCATCTGGGTTTGACAACAAAACCTACTCCATCCTCATCCCAAACCTCCCACATCCGACTCTGCTGGAGAATTCTGAGGTCCAGATGCAGTGTGACCCTGCTTACCATCCTAGTCAGGGTGACATTGTGATCTGTGCTGACCAACAGGTTCAGGCTTGTCCGCTTATTACTTTCCCCCCAGCGGCTTCGTCTCTTATGCCAATGGACATGTCCTATCAGCAGTGCAATTCAGATTCTGGGAGATTTTCCTGTGCAGAAGACTTCAGTTCGTCCTCCAGCTCTAGCGGCACCAACCCAATTGCGTCATGTGATTCTGCATTCAGGGTTGTGAACAGGTGTGAGAGGTCTGATGAGGCGGTCGGCGATGCCGCAAAGCTAAATGGAACACATGAAGTGGCCATTAAGTGCGATGAAAATCCCTGCTATGGCTGTGTGCCTGCAGCTTCACACAGCTTCCCTCCAGTGAGTGACGACTATCAGGCATTTCAAAATCTGGTGGGACAGCCTGACATTTTgttcacagagcagcagagcgGCGAGGAAGAGGAACATTTGGACAAATATCCAGAGGAATCAATCAGTGAGATGCCTGAAATATCCTTAAACCAAGCTGTTCCAGGTTTCATTAATAATGTTCAGGGTGCAAAGTGTCTCCCTGAACTGGACagacctctcctctccttgttatCTACTGGCCAGTCAATGCCAGCGTTCACAGAAGGCGGCTATCAAAGTGTGTAG
- the LOC115580074 gene encoding uncharacterized protein LOC115580074 isoform X2: MKSTRRVDALSVALLVVGNIATSIALSVVQNLNCTHDFDRMSCDFDAPTCSGYKLTLRCLSFEDSASCLVKQCDRGKCCCSPQMSLIYGEDHNATVWKGAENVASKIISIADNFKPRVPINVTVEESNGNFKVTWSLNMDHRPSVRDDLKAIVTYRIKGDTPQVTEPFRPTTVNGLRYYEINGEHLKTSTTYLVSVRSVYWDNLPSDSSEEVEFKTPMSPDVLLLAIIISLSIAAIIISATIYGCYAKAKTMWWDSVAKCPNPRLLDMHPHKEDVLKPAGTVLSSISVEPLIPDDSKSWSKGSLHDSSSGSPQQSSGISTGSSCTSYAITEPVDIVAGVEEALRKAFPNISPISPLTSSPLQEMNPEIDLISPPYNLCDVRADDVNSGSSGFDNKTYSILIPNLPHPTLLENSEVQMQCDPAYHPSQGDIVICADQQVQACPLITFPPAASSLMPMDMSYQQCNSDSGRFSCAEDFSSSSSSSGTNPIASCDSAFRVVNRCERSDEAVGDAAKLNGTHEVAIKCDENPCYGCVPAASHSFPPVSDDYQAFQNLVGQPDILFTEQQSGEEEEHLDKYPEESISEMPEISLNQAVPGFINNVQGAKCLPELDRPLLSLLSTGQSMPAFTEGGYQSV; this comes from the exons ATGAAGTCAACGAG GCGAGTTGACGCACTGTCCGTCGCCCTGCTTGTTGTAGGAAACATTGCGACTTCTATCGCTCTCTCTG TTGTCCAAAATCTTAACTGTACCCACGACTTCGACAGGATGTCCTGCGACTTTGACGCACCAACCTGCTCTGGATACAAGCTGACGCTCCGGTGCCTCAGCTTTGAAGA CTCAGCGTCTTGCCTTGTCAAGCAGTGTGACAGGGGAAAGTGTTGTTGCTCTCCCCAGATGAGTCTTATCTATGGGGAGGATCACAATGCAACAGTTTGGAAAGGGGCTGAAAACGTGGCCTCCAAAATCATCAGCATCGCCGATAACt TTAAGCCCAGAGTCCCAATAAATGTCACAGTGGAGGAATCCAATGGGAATTTTAAAGTCACCTGGAGTCTGAACATGGATCACAGGCCCAGTGTCAGAGATGACTTGAAAGCTATTGTGACTTATCGTATAAAAGGGGACACACCACAG GTAACTGAACCTTTCCGACCGACTACAGTTAATGGACTGAGATACTATGAAATAAATGGTGAACACCTGAAGACAAGTACAACATATTTGGTCAGTGTGAGAAGTGTGTACTGGGACAACCTCCCCAGTGACAGCAGTGAAGAGGTGGAATTCAAAACGC CTATGTCCCCTGATGTCCTGCTCCTGGCTATCATCATCAGCCTCAGTATTGCAGCAATCATCATCAGTGCTACCATATATGGCTGTTATGCAAA GGCCAAAACAATGTGGTGGGACTCAGTTGCCAAATGTCCAAATCCAAGACTTCTTGATATGCATCCACACAAGGAAGAC GTCTTGAAGCCGGCCGGAACTGTTTTATCTTCTATCTCTGTCGAGCCTCTTATTCCAGACGACAGCAAATCATG GTCAAAGGGGTCACTGcatgacagcagcagcgggaGCCCTCAGCAAAGCAGTGGAATCAGCACTGGCTCCTCTTGTACCAGCTACGCTATCACAGAGCCTGTTGACATTGTAGCTGGTGTTGAGGAGGCCCTTCGTAAAGCCTTCCCCAATATAAGTCCGATATCACCTTTGACCAGCAGCCCACTTCAAGAAATGAACCCAGAAATCGATCTAATCTCCCCTCCCTACAACctttgtgatgtcagagctgaTGATGTGAATTCTGGATCATCTGGGTTTGACAACAAAACCTACTCCATCCTCATCCCAAACCTCCCACATCCGACTCTGCTGGAGAATTCTGAGGTCCAGATGCAGTGTGACCCTGCTTACCATCCTAGTCAGGGTGACATTGTGATCTGTGCTGACCAACAGGTTCAGGCTTGTCCGCTTATTACTTTCCCCCCAGCGGCTTCGTCTCTTATGCCAATGGACATGTCCTATCAGCAGTGCAATTCAGATTCTGGGAGATTTTCCTGTGCAGAAGACTTCAGTTCGTCCTCCAGCTCTAGCGGCACCAACCCAATTGCGTCATGTGATTCTGCATTCAGGGTTGTGAACAGGTGTGAGAGGTCTGATGAGGCGGTCGGCGATGCCGCAAAGCTAAATGGAACACATGAAGTGGCCATTAAGTGCGATGAAAATCCCTGCTATGGCTGTGTGCCTGCAGCTTCACACAGCTTCCCTCCAGTGAGTGACGACTATCAGGCATTTCAAAATCTGGTGGGACAGCCTGACATTTTgttcacagagcagcagagcgGCGAGGAAGAGGAACATTTGGACAAATATCCAGAGGAATCAATCAGTGAGATGCCTGAAATATCCTTAAACCAAGCTGTTCCAGGTTTCATTAATAATGTTCAGGGTGCAAAGTGTCTCCCTGAACTGGACagacctctcctctccttgttatCTACTGGCCAGTCAATGCCAGCGTTCACAGAAGGCGGCTATCAAAGTGTGTAG
- the LOC115580074 gene encoding uncharacterized protein LOC115580074 isoform X3, translated as MSCDFDAPTCSGYKLTLRCLSFEDSASCLVKQCDRGKCCCSPQMSLIYGEDHNATVWKGAENVASKIISIADNCELIKPRVPINVTVEESNGNFKVTWSLNMDHRPSVRDDLKAIVTYRIKGDTPQVTEPFRPTTVNGLRYYEINGEHLKTSTTYLVSVRSVYWDNLPSDSSEEVEFKTPMSPDVLLLAIIISLSIAAIIISATIYGCYAKAKTMWWDSVAKCPNPRLLDMHPHKEDVLKPAGTVLSSISVEPLIPDDSKSWSKGSLHDSSSGSPQQSSGISTGSSCTSYAITEPVDIVAGVEEALRKAFPNISPISPLTSSPLQEMNPEIDLISPPYNLCDVRADDVNSGSSGFDNKTYSILIPNLPHPTLLENSEVQMQCDPAYHPSQGDIVICADQQVQACPLITFPPAASSLMPMDMSYQQCNSDSGRFSCAEDFSSSSSSSGTNPIASCDSAFRVVNRCERSDEAVGDAAKLNGTHEVAIKCDENPCYGCVPAASHSFPPVSDDYQAFQNLVGQPDILFTEQQSGEEEEHLDKYPEESISEMPEISLNQAVPGFINNVQGAKCLPELDRPLLSLLSTGQSMPAFTEGGYQSV; from the exons ATGTCCTGCGACTTTGACGCACCAACCTGCTCTGGATACAAGCTGACGCTCCGGTGCCTCAGCTTTGAAGA CTCAGCGTCTTGCCTTGTCAAGCAGTGTGACAGGGGAAAGTGTTGTTGCTCTCCCCAGATGAGTCTTATCTATGGGGAGGATCACAATGCAACAGTTTGGAAAGGGGCTGAAAACGTGGCCTCCAAAATCATCAGCATCGCCGATAACtgtgagttga TTAAGCCCAGAGTCCCAATAAATGTCACAGTGGAGGAATCCAATGGGAATTTTAAAGTCACCTGGAGTCTGAACATGGATCACAGGCCCAGTGTCAGAGATGACTTGAAAGCTATTGTGACTTATCGTATAAAAGGGGACACACCACAG GTAACTGAACCTTTCCGACCGACTACAGTTAATGGACTGAGATACTATGAAATAAATGGTGAACACCTGAAGACAAGTACAACATATTTGGTCAGTGTGAGAAGTGTGTACTGGGACAACCTCCCCAGTGACAGCAGTGAAGAGGTGGAATTCAAAACGC CTATGTCCCCTGATGTCCTGCTCCTGGCTATCATCATCAGCCTCAGTATTGCAGCAATCATCATCAGTGCTACCATATATGGCTGTTATGCAAA GGCCAAAACAATGTGGTGGGACTCAGTTGCCAAATGTCCAAATCCAAGACTTCTTGATATGCATCCACACAAGGAAGAC GTCTTGAAGCCGGCCGGAACTGTTTTATCTTCTATCTCTGTCGAGCCTCTTATTCCAGACGACAGCAAATCATG GTCAAAGGGGTCACTGcatgacagcagcagcgggaGCCCTCAGCAAAGCAGTGGAATCAGCACTGGCTCCTCTTGTACCAGCTACGCTATCACAGAGCCTGTTGACATTGTAGCTGGTGTTGAGGAGGCCCTTCGTAAAGCCTTCCCCAATATAAGTCCGATATCACCTTTGACCAGCAGCCCACTTCAAGAAATGAACCCAGAAATCGATCTAATCTCCCCTCCCTACAACctttgtgatgtcagagctgaTGATGTGAATTCTGGATCATCTGGGTTTGACAACAAAACCTACTCCATCCTCATCCCAAACCTCCCACATCCGACTCTGCTGGAGAATTCTGAGGTCCAGATGCAGTGTGACCCTGCTTACCATCCTAGTCAGGGTGACATTGTGATCTGTGCTGACCAACAGGTTCAGGCTTGTCCGCTTATTACTTTCCCCCCAGCGGCTTCGTCTCTTATGCCAATGGACATGTCCTATCAGCAGTGCAATTCAGATTCTGGGAGATTTTCCTGTGCAGAAGACTTCAGTTCGTCCTCCAGCTCTAGCGGCACCAACCCAATTGCGTCATGTGATTCTGCATTCAGGGTTGTGAACAGGTGTGAGAGGTCTGATGAGGCGGTCGGCGATGCCGCAAAGCTAAATGGAACACATGAAGTGGCCATTAAGTGCGATGAAAATCCCTGCTATGGCTGTGTGCCTGCAGCTTCACACAGCTTCCCTCCAGTGAGTGACGACTATCAGGCATTTCAAAATCTGGTGGGACAGCCTGACATTTTgttcacagagcagcagagcgGCGAGGAAGAGGAACATTTGGACAAATATCCAGAGGAATCAATCAGTGAGATGCCTGAAATATCCTTAAACCAAGCTGTTCCAGGTTTCATTAATAATGTTCAGGGTGCAAAGTGTCTCCCTGAACTGGACagacctctcctctccttgttatCTACTGGCCAGTCAATGCCAGCGTTCACAGAAGGCGGCTATCAAAGTGTGTAG
- the irf1a gene encoding interferon regulatory factor 1a has product MQQPGRLRLRPWLEEQIQSGRYPGVSWLDQSAQIFQIPWKHAARHGWSIDRDATLFRSWAMHTGRYRPGKDKPDPKTWKANFRCALNSLPDICELQEHSRKRGSNAYRVYRMMPSTQTHRRRRGLRFFSRPRERQTSLGDEAYTAHTWQPTTTRPTSDTAQKVEAPAEDTFGSTQTHGMWEAKPEDLEQSEAVFKLMDHLSNADLWNQTGEQRGWRTNTLWNQWHCPADDNPYSLHTDCNDLFGPNYIKELSDWSTHQQTLML; this is encoded by the exons ATGCAACAACCAGGCCGGCTGAGGCTCAGGCCATGGCTGGAGGAGCAGATTCAGTCTGGGAGGTATCCAGGAGTCAGCTGGCTGGACCAG TCAGCGCAAATCTTCCAAATCCCCTGGAAACATGCCGCACGACACGGCTGGAGTATTGACCGAGATGCTACACTCTTCAGGAGCTGGGCCATGCATACCG GGCGGTACCGTCCCGGCAAAGACAAGCCAGATCCCAAGACATGGAAGGCGAACTTCCGCTGTGCCTTGAATTCCCTGCCTGACATCTGTGAGCTGCAGGAGCACAGCAGGAAGAGAGGCAGCAACGCCTACAGAGTCTACAGGATGATGCccagtacacaaacacacagacgcagGAGAG GGCTGCGGTTTTTCAGCAGGCCGCGAGAAAGACAGACCAGTTTGGGCGATGAAGCGTACACCGCGCACACGTGgcagcccaccaccaccagaCCCACTTCAGACACGGCACAGAAGGTGGAGGCCCCCGCAGAAGACACGTTCGGCAGCACTCAGACACACG GTATGTGGGAGGCCAAACCAGAGGACCTGGAGCAGAGTGAGGCTGTGTTTAAG CTGATGGACCACTTAAGCAACGCTGACCTCTGGAACCAGACAGGggagcagagaggatggagaacaAACACGCTGTGGAACCAGTGGCACT GTCCTGCCGACGATAACCCGTACTCTCTGCACACAGACTGCAACGATCTGTTTGGTCCAAACTACATCAAGgagctctctgattggtccacacaTCAGCAAACACTGATGTTGTAG
- the LOC115580169 gene encoding CDC42 small effector protein 2 produces the protein MTEFWVCFSCCIAEQPQPKRRRRIDRSMIGEPTNFVHTTHVGSGDMGMGLASVDLVQAQMKSKGGYAHGGSEGSQL, from the exons ATGACTGAGTTCTGGgtttgtttcagctgctgcaTTGCAGAGCAGCCACAACCT AAACGGCGGCGACGAATCGATCGCTCCATGATCGGGGAGCCAACAAACTTCGTTCACACAACACATGTAGGCTCAGGGGACATGGGTATGGGACTCGCATCG GTGGACCTTGTTCAGGCCCAGATGAAATCTAAAGGGGGCTACGCACACGGAGGGTCTGAAGGTTCCCAGTTGTAA
- the nip7 gene encoding 60S ribosome subunit biogenesis protein NIP7 homolog: MRPLTEEETKTMFEKLSKYIGENIKLLVDRPDGTYCFRLQNDRVYYMSEKILKLATNISRDKLVSVGTCFGKFTKTTKFRLHITALDFLAPYAKFKVWVKPGAEQSYLYGNHVLKSGLGRITENTNQYQGVVVYSMADVPLGFGVAAKSTQECRRVDPMSIVVFHQADVGEYIRNEDTLT, from the exons ATGAGGCCACTGACAGAAGAAGAGACGAAGACGATGTTTGAGAAGCTGTCAAAATA CATCGGGGAAAACATCAAGCTTCTCGTGGACAGACCTGACGGTACCTACTGTTTCAGGCTACAGAACGACCGTGTGTACTACATGAG TGAGAAAATTCTGAAGTTGGCCACAAACATTTCCCGGGACAAGCTCGTGTCAGTGGGAACATGTTTTGGGAAGTTCACAAAGACCACTAAGTTCCGCCTGCACATCACAGCTCTGGACTTCTTGGCTCCCTATGCAAAG TTCAAGGTGTGGGTGAAACCCGGAGCAGAGCAGTCCTACCTCTATGGGAACCATGTGCTAAAGTCTGGCCTTGGCAGAATCACTGAGAACACTAATCAGTACCAGGGTGTCGTGGTCTACTCCATGGCAGATGTGCCCCTG GGTTTCGGCGTGGCCGCCAAGTCCACTCAGGAGTGTCGGCGAGTGGATCCCATGTCCATTGTCGTGTTCCACCAGGCCGATGTGGGAGAGTACATTAGGAATGAAGACACACTGACATAA